The following are encoded together in the Leptidea sinapis chromosome 29, ilLepSina1.1, whole genome shotgun sequence genome:
- the LOC126973262 gene encoding RNA-binding protein Musashi homolog 2-like codes for MLFENPNAKLYPAFNIPPPVRLSGALGGLEMVEGDLAAHVLNAQAAAHAAATAAAHQQQQQQIVQTTVQQITEASPSSGRSSPAGGAGSASPSPSKLFVGGLSWQTSSEKLREYFAMFGAVSDVLIMKDPVTQRSRGFGFITFQEASSVDKVLAVPVHTLDGKRIDPKHATPKSAPKPTKTKKIFVGGVGQDTSAEEVRAYFSQFGLVEDAVMLMDQQTKRHRGFGFVTFHSEEAVERVCDIHFHTIKNKKVECKRAQPKEAVAAAPLAIGKRLVLRPGRGLVYGGVGAVGGVHQAALPAHAYRYAPYALPSAGALVAPPAPAPAPALPQFGAAYSLAGVDMSSFQGIDWSAMYGVPMYI; via the exons CGGCGCTCTTGGCGGGTTGGAGATGGTTGAGGGAGACTTAGCTGCGCATGTCCTGAATGCTCAGGCTGCCGCCCACGCAGCGGCCACTGCTGCAGCACATCAGCAACAGCAGCAGCAAATCGTACAGACTACAGTGCAACAAATAA CGGAGGCGTCGCCCTCTTCGGGACGCTCCAGCCCAGCGGGGGGCGCGGGGTCGGCTTCACCATCCCCCAGTAAGCTGTTTGTGGGAGGTTTGAGCTGGCAGACCAGCTCAGAGAAGCTGCGCGAGTACTTCGCTATGTTCGGTGCAGTCTCTGACGTGCTGATCATGAAAGACCCCGTCACCCAG AGGTCGCGCGGCTTCGGCTTCATCACATTTCAGGAGGCCTCGTCCGTGGACAAGGTGCTGGCGGTCCCGGTCCACACGCTGGACGGCAAGCGCATCGACCCCAAACACGCCACGCCCAAATCCGCGCCGAAACCCACCAAGACCAAAAAGATATTCGTCGGCGGCGTCGGCCAGGACACCTCCGCCGAAGAGGTGCGCGCCTACTTCTCGCAGTTCGGCCTCGTGGAGGACGCCGTGATGCTCATGGACCAGCAGACCAAGCGGCACCGCGGCTTCGGGTTCGTGACGTTCCACTCGGAGGAGGCCGTGGAGCGCGTGTGCGACATCCACTTCCACACGATCAAGAACAAGAAGGTGGAGTGCAAGCGAGCCCAGCCCAAGGAGGCCGTGGCGGCGGCGCCGCTGGCCATCGGCAAGCGGCTGGTGCTGCGGCCGGGCCGCGGCCTGGTGTACGGCGGCGTGGGCGCCGTGGGCGGCGTGCACCAGGCCGCCCTGCCCGCGCACGCCTACCGCTACGCGCCCTACGCGCTGCCGTCCGCCGGCGCGCTCGTGGCGCCGCCCGCGCCCGCCCCCGCGCCCGCCCTGCCCCAGTTCGGGGCCGCCTACTCGCTGGCCGGCGTGGACATGTCCTCCTTCCAGGGCATCGACTGGAGCGCCATGTACGGAGTGCCCATGTACATTTAA